The DNA window tgatgatgatggtgttcaCCCAGCTGTGAGGCAGCATCCCTTtgcccagcggcagcagcaggagaggaccCGCTGGCTCAACACTCCCAACACCTATCAAAAAGTCAACCAGGAGCAAGCGAGCCCAGGACACCGctccactgtgagcaacatttGATGATAAGTTGTCCACCATGGCAACCCAAATATATAGCCTTGAACAGATTATTTGGTGATGTGGACAATTTCCACATCCTTATTTTAAGGAAGTGCACAAAGGGTCATCAGTTAACATTTAAAAGGACCACAGCATCCTCGCCCCTGAAGCTAATCCCAGCTAACAGTaactctctcttcctctcctttccacCCATCTGCATTGCAGTTTAACGGTGCTTGCACTATCGCGGCACGTACCGCCCTCTACTGGAAAAGAGTTGCCCAAGATTAATGATTGGATAGATGGCATAGAATTCTATATTCTGTTCTTAATAGTCTTCAAGGCTGCGATATCACACATAATTTATGTTGGGTTTATTCTTTACAGTGGTTGAAAACTGAAGAGTTGACACAAGCAGGCAGCACAGCCATCAAGATAGAAAATCCAAACCAGTTTGTGCCTCTTTTCACTAACCCCCAAGAAGTGATTGAGACACGGAAcaaggtcatttttatttttttgctgttaGCCTTGTATAAAATGCCTTATTTACCCAGCAGCTAACTGAAAACTGTTGTTTTGGTCCTCAGATCCGACAGCAGAATCGTCAGGACATGAAGACGGCAGGACCCCAGTCTCAAGTCCTCGCCAGCGTTTTAACTGGTGACAGTCCTCCGGTAAACTGCAGTCTAGCCTGTAGCCACTCGGTTCTCTCATCTGAGCTGCagggatttaaaagaaaatctgatTCTGTCCCCCAGTCTCCAGTCAGTCCACCTAAAgttccagcagaaccagagcctCCAAACCCCTTTAACCAACTGACagaccaggagctggaggagtacCGCAAGGAGGTGCAGAGAAAACAGGATGGAGGCTCCATCGGTAGGATTGTTTGACTTCACTTCTTGCCTCACCCAGCTACAATATCTCTGTCACAGAAATATCCCAAAATTTCAGAACTCATCATCTGTTAACTACACGTTTACCAGAGGATGGTTGAACCACCAGTACACCACTAGGAGATGACTGACGCAAGACTTTTTAGACATAAGCAAGCTTTGACATTGTGGGTAGAATGAAGATACCAAACCAACCACTTTGACTAGTAAACAGCTGCAGAGTGTGTAGACCATACATTTTTCTAGGATCTGCAGCAGCTTGCTAAAGCTAAAAGGAAAGTTGTTGCATAGCAAATTTCATGTTActatttgaaatattttatatAGATGATGATCAATAATCATGATGTAATCACCACTTCATACTCACATCCTTCATACTATCGCTAAGTGATCTGTAGCATTTTAAATCCTAATGAAGGCTAACTGTGATTGGTGATACTGGAGTCGAGCTATGCAGCATGCagaagagacacacacacacacacacacacacacacacacacacacacacacatacatatttgTCCTAACTGTGTCCACTTTCACCCCACATATCTAACTCCTTCACACCCTCACTGTGTCTCTGCTTGTTTGTACAAataggggaggaggtgggaaatGACAAGGATTCCCCACCCACTGCCTCCCCGACAAAGAGCCCCACACCCAGTCAACCCCCTCTCCCAGGTGAGGCTGAGCAGAGAGCCTGCCCTGCTTGCCGTGCATCCTGTACATAGGAAACAAGCATCCTGCCCCATCTTACGTCGACTCCTGTCCGACCTCTTTGTTGTGCATGTTTATTAATGTGTCTGTATCATTGTTCAAACCACAATCAAGTATTTGTTAAGTAATAAGAGGATTCAGAAAATTGTCATCTGCCCACCTTTAGTAACATGACAAATTCAAATACCGTTCATGAATTCTATGGTGGGTGTTAAATGACGTAAATAATAATGGACAATATGATTGATAAACACATACTGATAACACCAAGTATCACTGATGTGTTCAATACTGATAACTTATGATATCCTGGAGCCAGATTGAGGGCCACCAATACAATCTGTGCTGAACTGATCTATGCTGTACTGCTCAGTGGTGTGCAGATTCATTGACACGACACTTTAGAAACATAAAGTGTCTCTAAATTAATCCAAATAGTACATACAAAATAACTTTTGTAGCTTCTATTGCCgatttaattgattttattataaaaatagGGAGGTAACAATGCTTAGTTGGAgaatcttttctttctctgatTTTCATCCATCTGTCACTGCAGCTACTTCATCTCTTGTGTTTTCTCCTTCTGTatctgtctgtccttttctgtgtCATTCCATACTGATTCATAGGGCGCACTGCTTTGGTCTTGTCTCACTAGTAAGTACAGAGAAACTGACCGATAACGACTCATTACGCAAGCATGTTCATCTGAAGCGCCATTTAGCTGTGTAGCTCCAACATCCTCAAAGTTCTTTATCTGGTTGCTAAttatatatttgtttgttttatatttttttctgGAGCAGAAGAGTCTAAGACCGTCTCTACAGTCATCCAGAATGGAAGTGAGGAGGATAAACAGACAACAGATGAGTTGGAGAAAGGCATGAAGGCCCTGACCACTAATGACACCACCTCTACGCCTGCTTCCCCACCGGCCAAACCACCAGGTGGCACCCCAGAAGGTTCCCCATCCAAGTCTccatccaagaagaagaaaaaattcAAGCCGCCTTCATTCCTGAAAAAGAGCaagaagcagaaggagaagatggagaccTGAGGTGCTCGGACACTCCTGACCTTGGTGAAATACTGCtgtgaaatgtttttgtttacaGACACGAGGTCCATCACACACCACCCAAAACTTTACTGTAACACAGGTACTCACTTGTTCGACGCTTTATTAAAAGTATTTTCACATACTATTTGACCCAGGTCAGACACAATTAACGCACTACTTCTCACCACGCACAGCTGTGTGGCTCATGTCTTTATTTACGTCTTTACCTGCTCTTCCCTCACCAATCACAACTTGATTTATGCAGTCAGACCTTTGTGTTCATCATGAATGACCCGGTGCCACAGgttaacacattttaaatctgCATCCCCACAGGACATGGTGGAAATTTTAGGTTCACTTGAATTACGAATTATGCACACCTTCATGTAAAGGCACTTAGCGTATGTATATTGATATTGTAGTATGTTTGCATCTGTTCATCCTCCTAGACATTCTCTAGTTTTGGTTTAATTAGCAGATAGGTGTTGCAGGTACGCCACGCGTGCACAGGTGCGGTACACGTAGAAATAAACTGATAGCTACTGAATGTGCTCTTCTGAATGAGTGAGTTTCTGTAGAGCCATTATCAACATTAATGCAGCAGGGATTCATGGAAGAGGAAAAATTAACTTGCTTGCCAGGAAATGCGCGTTGTTACTAAAGCCACTAAAATTGTTGCTTGCTGATGCAGTTTAAAACCCAGTAAATGAAGGTACCAAACAtttcacttttccttttctttcaaaGTATGTGTGTGAAATACCTCTCAACAGTTGTAACTCTTTTCTGATTTAACCAGttacagataaaaaaaaaaagctggtgtCTGGTGTTTGCTCAtggattttaatttattttatattatgaTTATATGTGAGTGCTGCAAAGTTACCATGTATCTGCCATTAAACGTTATGTTTGATTTCAAATCAGCTGGGCTTCTGTTATTGTCTGTGGCAGTAGAAGGTTACAAAGATTAACCTTTTAATACACCAAGGCTTCTTAAATAGTTGTCGCATAATTATTGCACCAATATTAATTTAGCAAATAAGACCTGGGAATtagataataaataataaataagacGATTTGGACATAAATATTTTAGTCAACGTCACTAGAGGGCGCCCTACAGCGCTCATGTGATCACCGGAAACGCAGAAGAAGTAGTTTTTCGGAGAGGCCATTACGAGTAATACATTTAAAACTATATAAGTGTGTTAAAATTGCTCCTctgtttgtttggctttttttgCGATTGATATTTCATTTAGTTATAGGAAAAGAGTTGTTCTATAATGGGACGGAGTAGAAGCAGAACTCCCCCAAGACGAGGTAAGTCATTTGAAGCGGCCGGTTAGCAATAGGCTTTGTTGTTGAAGTTAGCGCTTCGAGCTCCGATAATTACGGAGTTCGTCTGCTTCACTTTGCAGAATGATACATATAAAAATGATTGGCACTTTTTAATAGAGATCCTTCGCTTAACATCCATCTTCTTAAACATATTATCCCCATCCCCCAGTAGAGTAGAATTTAGGCAAACTGATGGTTGTGCGGTAGCTAATTGTCCTAGTGTAGAGGCCTCGTTTGAGGCTAAAAACACCGGGTTCTCTGCGATATTGGCTATTCTGGATGCTGTTCTGCTGATTTATCGCTCACTCTAGTGCTAAGACTCGATGTTTGGAAAAGCCCAGTTCAGGGAAGAGTGGTGCTTGTCAGTGGTGCTCACCGAAAGTGAGGTGCTGTCACGTAAACTAAGGATTTACGATCTCCATCCGGAGCATCCATGCTGGGAGTGTGGATCAAATTTTAGAAATATAAGAAACGCTTTTTCTATGGAGGTATGAGTTAACCCTTCCCACCGATTTATCCTCTAGGAATCCCCACACATTCTCATACTTATCAAAGTGCTGCGTATCATAATACAAAGGATCATTAGTACAAATATTTCTAAATGCATCTACAGTCTTATACATTTTACATGGTGCAAATGAAGTACTATTTGTCAGTACTATTTCCCCAAAGTTATTTAAGTAGTATTTTTGTAGCAGACCTGCGTGATAATGATGCaattttatattattattatacttaTGTTGACATGCTCATTCTAAATAATAATTGAATTTGTGTCATGGGCCCCAAGTCCAGATTTACTTTCAAGAAAACATGTTAAGATGAGAATAACTTAAATGTTTGTTATTTATACCTGACTGTTGGTTGGAGGCATTTAAAGTACTATGTGTAGTTTTGTGCTAAAGTAAATTAGAAAAGCATCTCAATTTTGTATCAATTTTTTACAATGGCCGAGGGAACTAGTTTGACTGAGGGAACTAGTTTGACTGAGGGAACTAGTTTGGTGTAACTTTCTCTTTTGCGCCAGACCGACGGCGTTCCCGCTCAGGTTCCAGGGATCGAAGGCGAAGAGACAGGGATCGCTCTCGTTCCAGAGATCGCGACAGAGACCGACGAAGAAGTCGTTCACGGTCTCCTCACAGGAGGCGTTCGAGGTAAGCAATGTTTTATTCGTCTAGACAATTAATTATCCATAGATGGTTGCTGACCATTTTGGACTTTTTAACAATTTTGTAATTGATTTTGAAGCAGCTAATGTGtgtcattcaaaaaaaaaaaatcaatggtgTGTAAACGTTTAGGCCTAATCAGCTAATTCTAAGATATACCTAAAGTTGTGATAGTGCTCTCATTAGTCACAGTTAACCCGTCCTGTAGCCATCTTTGTGTTCCCTCTGCAGGTCTCCGAGACGTCACCGCTCCTCCTCCAACTCACCTGGAAGGCAGAAAGACAGGCGTGAAGATGATCGCAAGGACGCTAAAGAAAAGGCGGCCAAGCCCATTCAGATCTCAGGTGTGAACTGAATAATTACTCTCCTGGAGTGTGTGTCTAATTTTGGTGGTAACTGTTTTCATCTGCTTTCCATAGCTGAGGACATGGACGGCAAAACAGAAGAGGAGATCGAGATGATGAAATGTATGGGGTTCTCAGGCTTCAACACGACCAAGGTGAAATAAAAGTGTGCGCTATGGTATTTGGCCACGTGGTGGCGCTGTTCGCCACAAAGAGAATTTTATTACGAGAAGGTCGGCTTTATGTGTGGGTTTACTCTGCTAAAATAGTTCCATCTTTATGTTGTTGAGTAATCAGCTTGGTATGTTTGACAGTCAAATAATACACGCATGTCAGGCCTAAGGAAGTTTAGCTGGATGTGATGAAAGTTAGACTTAATGGTTTAATTGGCACATTATAGTGGATGACAGCagtttatcatttatttatcccACATAAATACGGAGCGCTCTtcatgtatttatgtgtgtggaTATAATAAATGCTTCCTACAGCAGATGTGCATAAAGTGTTTTTTAGAATCTTTTCAAATAACCTATTGACTTTGCAATTGTATATATTACAGGTAGAAAAGGATCTTATCATTTGTTTGCTCTCTTTAATCTGAAGTGTGTAATTTGCatgcatttattcttttttttcaacaGGGCAGGAAAACAGACGGAGCAGTAAATGCTTTTGCTGTCAACGTGTCCATGAAGAGGAAATACAGGTACGccaacaaaaaagggaaaacattcGCCCTTCGAGCCGGTTTGATCACCGTGGCACAGGCAGGCGATATCGTAGATGCTTCACGTGCCTTCGTTTTATCACGTGTCCTCACTGATGGAACcccgttttttgtttttttttggtgagaATAGAGTTAAAAAGATGTAAACTTTTCGGGCTCTCTCGCGGCGAGCGCTCTCAGCATCAAGCACTATTGCAGCCAATCACTTCTGCAGGTGTTTCTgtgtgctgcttcctgctctccCATTGGTGCCTGATGATGTAATCTGCAAGTGTTGCGAGGGTAACAGTGatgtaatgtgtttttaaatatatatatatatattatattttttagGCAGTACATGAACAGGAAAGGGGGATTCAACAGACCACTGGACTTCATCGCTTGATGAAGCTGATCGTGATGTCTGACAAGATTGACTTCGTCCCTTTGAGCACGGCGGTGGTTTCGCACATATGTTGTCTTTTGCGAAACATGTTGATGTAAATAGAATCCTCACTAAAAGCCGCAGCTGACTTTTAATAGGTGATCTGTTGTGGTCACAATGCATGCAGCTTCTTCTTGTTGATGtgtatttgaaataaaagtgattttaaaaatgctttacagtgcttccttttaaaagaatatatatttaaacagGAAAATCGCACCTATTATGTGCAAGACCATATGCTGAGGTATGACTGATTTATGGTTTAACGGTGTCATTTACCCATATAGTTTGATCTATCGAACCATAATACTGGGCCTACATGATTAACTACAAGGATATAGATTGATGCAGTTAGTTTTATGGAAGTCATCAGAAATTTTGGACGCATGTGAGGAGTTTTAAACATACAGCCGCCTCTTTCCTACAGGCATAAAGCGGCTCCTGGGAACAGTGGGCGGGTGTCGCGTCCATAGGTTTTTCCACGCAAGACGAGAAAAGCAGCATGTGAATCGGACCAATCAGCGGGCTTAAACGAGAGCCAATCAGAATTATACAACGCAAAAGAGCGCGGCAATGGCGCGTGGCTACTGTCAGTAGTGGGCGTGGTCATTTAGGCTCGTGGCCTCGTCAACCAATAACGGCAGGGTTTTTCTTGAGAAGCAACCAATCGTAGCGCAGTACAGACGCTCTCCATTGTGGATCAAGCCAGTGCGCAGCACGGATGGGAGTTAGAGCCAAAATGGCGGAACCCGGGCCCCAAATGGTAACCAATGGCAGGCTTCTTCTGTGATTGACGGCGAGTCCGCCCAGTGGAAAACTATTTTCCTTTGTCCAGTGGCCAATAAGGTCTCGGCGCCTGGGAGCTTTGTGCTGAAGTACAGTAGTTAGCTTCCGTTCAGATCAACAAGCCACTATTTTGGAAGCAGTTTGATAAACACTCACTATTCCTCAGTCGCTATCTGTGTTTCCAGCAAGACGCACCAGGCGAGACCAGCACTAAACTAGCCGTGCTCAGAAAATATCctcgttttttttatttaaatgttaggGCAGTTAGCCTGTTTTATTGACAATTTTACATCAGCGAAGTTTGTGACAGGAAAACAGGCATTTACAATCGCTCGAACAACAGTAGCAAGAACTTCTCATCCTTCATTTGACAGATTTGGACTGTCGGTAATCAaaattttttctctttttcgcCAAACAGAACAACTCACgactcgtttttttttttttttttaaaagaattcatCCAAAATTACCTTTTGCCGCTTTATAATCGAAGAACTGCCTAAAAAAACGACGATATTGGTCGACAAcaaacaatatatatatatatatctatatttgCTTCGTAAAAAGGAAACAGGGCGACCTTAGCTGTTAGCACTGTAGCTGGTTAATCTCTACCTGAACCGACTTGACAGTCATCAAGGTGGGAAAATATATTGAATTAAGTCAGACTGGTGGCGTCCTTcaactttttttattatttaaagtaGCAAATCTGACCATTCCAGGGCTGCCTGTTAACGCGTAAGGCTGCAGAAAGCCACCTGGGTGTTTGGAGAGCCAGCAGCGTCAGCTGAGGCAGGTTGTGTACAGCCACGGAATCCCTCCTCGGATTGTTTTTTAGCGGTGTTATTGTTGAAAATGGCGGCGATCGGACTGGTGCAGATGTTGATCGAAGCAGCCGAGtacctggaccgcagggaacgAGGTAAAGTCACAATTACTTTGCTTTCTACGgtcttgtgtttctgcagaattACTGTCACAGCCCATCCCCCACCGCTTATAATTTATGCGCCTGCCATATTCAAAGGctgtcaaaaaacaaaaccctgttGATCTTTGCATTATATTCTCGCATTAGTTGTAAATCCTGAGGCGggattgttaaaaaaaaaacccaaaaaacccacCGTATACTTTTCAATCTTATACATTTGGTAGTATTTGCAAGTATGCATGGTCAAGTTTATTTGCCTTTTCTCGTCATGCAATTATAAATAATATGTGGTAGATGCATTCAAATGTGCAGGGATTCATTGCATTCATGGAGGCCCCTCCTTTCCCTCTGTTGTGGTTTGCTTGTGGGGTTTATTCTAGTTCAAGATGACATCATTGTCCAGGCTGAAGCAGAGAAAATACTGTATGGAAATATTGTACAGAATTCATAAAATGCAtgcctgcagctctgcacagtATGCTTTCATTGATTCCATGCTGTTATATTTATGCAGTGCTGTTGTTCCTGACTTGGCATCTTTAGCCTGTGGGTATAAATTTGCCCTCACAGACATCAGGATTTGTGAGCACGatgttgtttgtttgcttgcAGAAGCCGAGCACGGCTATGCCTCCATGCCGCCGTTCATCAGCAGTCGAGAGAGGGAAAGCCTGAAACGGAAAagcaaaagcaagaaaaacacAAGTAGCAGGTACTTGCACTGTAATGTCCCCTTTGAGTGCAGCACGGTCCGTCCATTCATTAGTTTTCCTttataaaaaacccaaaaaaaaccaatttGCATATTCTACATTTCTGGTGCCACATCTCATGTTCAGGTTCATTTTATTTGATGCTTATTCATATTTCAAAGAGAGATCAGGTGAAATTCATCCTCAAACGCCGTCACAATGTCTCACGTGTACTGTGTGTCATGTGAAAATATGGTTACATTTTCCAAGCCATTTTAAACCTCACAGTGATAGTTCACTGGATCTGTTACTCTTATTCTGCAGAAAACCAGTAAAAACAGAAATGGATTCAAGCCTTGAGCTTTATGTCTCCCTAACGTAACTGGTTTTTCAAGGTGTTTAAATATAACTACCTCACATTTACCAGGGGAATAAGCAAACATAAAACTGGGTGGTTAATATTTCAGCTAATTTAATGCAGTCTTGCAAAAAAAGTATATGAATCGAAGAAATCACCAGAGAATGGCTGCAGCTTCTTAAACAGCATCTGAGTCCtgtgtgactgacagcagcaaaCATCTCTCTGCGCTAAAGCGGCGGTACTCGGTAAAGGCCAACTGGGTTAGTCAAGGTGACTGCCGGTGACATTTGATTGGAGGGGAGGTGGCTTTGTGGGGAGCTGACCGCTCGGGCCAGAGCAACAGAATCTCCTGCACCCTCATCCTGTCAACCATAAAACAGTCTGATCAGGACCTTTCAGCATGAGAAGACTGAGTGAATGTCCATATCCAGATTAAAAGCCTTAAAAAGGTTTTAGTTTCATTTGTGAAAACTTCTGTGGTAGTCTAGATAACGGGTTGACCTACTTCACCAGACATAATAACATACATGAAAGCAAAGAGAGCACAGGGTGAGCGTGGAAACGATTCCAGGGATTAATATGAATATACGTGCCACCGGAGTTGGCGGCCAGCCACGAAATTCCAGTCACATAAAACGTGACGGCTGCCTTGTCGATGACAGACCTGGTCTGAACCCGCCTCAGGTTTGTCACCCGTTTGCTCATTCAGGGGACTTAATTGTCCGTCCTCTGCTGCGAGGAAACTCACGCAGGTCACTTTAGGATAAGAATTTATCCAGAACGTTAAAGCCCGCTCTCTCGTGAAGCTAAACTTGTGTTAGTGTTTTGAAATATGCAAACTTTGTGGCTAAAACTGAAGTTTTAAATGGGagtaatagaaaaaaaaaaccattctGGGCAGGGATATTGCTTCAACATCTTAATACGGCCCTGAGCAATAGTCACATTACTCAATGAATAACTTGGAGGCATGTGAATTAAATCAGTTTGCATTTGTAGAAAAGATCTACAAGAACCAGTTTGATCACAGTTAAAATGGATGAGTAGGTGTAAATGCTGTGAAATGGACAGAGCAAACGTTGTTACACCTGCTTGTGACACATTCAGAGCCACAGAAAGAAATAACCAAATTAGACTctaattgtgttttattttattgttattttaaaatgaacttTCCATCATCTTTGGCCCCATGAAATGAAAATTGTGTGTATTATATCTCCTTCTGGGCAAAAGAagactttttctgttttaaaggaTCACCGTGTCACGAGGATATTTGCTTTAGCCTGTTAGCCAGGATTATGTCCGCTGAGGCTCCTCGACCCTCACGGTGACAAATTTGTGTCGTTCCTGGATCGCCATGGCGAGCTCTAACAGGCACAAACACAGGTCATATGGAAGGGTCGTTATTTATAGTCCTGCGCTGTGAAGAAAACGCAAAACTAGCTTTGTACGTCAAATATAGAATGCTGGCCGCTTGTGGGTTTGTCCTGGTTTCCATTATGAAACCTGTTAGCTCACCAGGATCCACTCCGGCTGTTTTAACTTGACTACAGCCGCTCCTTCATCACTTCCATGTCAAATGGTATCATTTTGCTGGGCACAGATGGCTGATATGCTCAGATATGATCTTGGCTCTATGTCACAAGGAGACAGTGCAGCATTATGGCTGAATGACTGTTCCTCTGTAGGGGATCAGCCAACAACGTtgttctctgcagctcttcTCCTTTGAATTCAGACCAATCACGTTCTGAATAAATCTGAAGCCTCTCCAGTTGCCGTTGTTTCCCCATGGTGTGGATGTGCAggcagtgggggaggggaccTACTGTTTATTGTGGTCGTGTGTGTGAGTAGTAGTGACGCTCCCTCACTCATATCTTTCCTCCCTCTTGTgtttcctcacctcctccacttgtctgtgtctttcctgctctgttCCTCAGTCTTGGCACGGAAGAGCAGAAGCTCCTCCATTACATAGATGGAGAGTCCTCCCCCACCCTGCTCACGAATGCACAGTGCAGCTATAGAATCCTGTGATCTTGCATCCTCCCCGAGCAGGAGGCTGTGCTCTTCATCGCTTGGTTCTGTTGCGGGTCGATGCTCTTGAGGAAGACCACGTGAAAAAGTGAATAGTGGATGATGAAAGAAGGTGGTTGTGTTAGAATTGGTTGGTTTGTCCACTTTTCCTATATGTTGTCAGTCCAAaccaatttttttattttagctgcTGGACAGTGCATCTTAGGTTGATTCTCCTCACACTTTCTTATTTAAAGGAATCCTGACCATCGTGTAACACTGCCAATTAATATGAGATTAATAAACAAAGCCTTTTATACCCCCAAAGCGAAGGTTCACTGGATGTGCTCTGGCAGGCAACCCGGCTGTGCCGTCCTCAGGCTGGACATGTTTATAAAAATGACCTCTCCTTCTGGGAATCTGTCAGAATCACTgaagctgatttattttttaaaaccggTTTCCTGCATGAACTGAGCACTGAAGGCCAAAA is part of the Takifugu rubripes chromosome 21, fTakRub1.2, whole genome shotgun sequence genome and encodes:
- the snrnp27 gene encoding U4/U6.U5 small nuclear ribonucleoprotein 27 kDa protein, which codes for MGRSRSRTPPRRDRRRSRSGSRDRRRRDRDRSRSRDRDRDRRRSRSRSPHRRRSRSPRRHRSSSNSPGRQKDRREDDRKDAKEKAAKPIQISAEDMDGKTEEEIEMMKCMGFSGFNTTKGRKTDGAVNAFAVNVSMKRKYRQYMNRKGGFNRPLDFIA